A stretch of DNA from Arthrobacter jiangjiafuii:
GGATCACGAGCGGGGCCCTTGTGAGGCTGCATGTTCATTCTATGTGACACCCGGCGGTAACCCCTGCAGCACCTGTTTTACAGGGGTGGCGCAGAAAGGCGAACATAAGCAGTGTGACGCACTGCACCCGCAAAGCCCGAGAGTGAAATAGGGTGGGAGGGAATCCGTTCCGGGCAGCAGTATCCGGTTGCCCGGCCGCAACGATGCAGGAGAGCAATGTTCTCGAAGATATTGGTAGCCAACCGCGGTGAAATCGCTATCCGCGCCTTCCGGGCAGCGTACGAGCTCGGCGCCAAGACCGTGGCCGTATTTCCCTATGAGGACCGGAACTCCATTCACCGGCAGAAGGCCGATGAAGCCTATCTAATCGGAGACGAAGGCCACCCCGTCCGCGCATACCTGGACGTGGAGGAAATTATCCGCGTGGCAAAGGAGTCCGGCTGTGACGCGATTTATCCCGGATACGGTTTCCTGTCCGAGAACCCGCAGCTGGCCAGGGCGGCCAAGGAAGCCGGCATCACCTTCGTGGGCCCTGCAGCCGACATCCTGGAGCTCGCCGGGCACAAGGTCCACGCCCTGAACGCGGCACGCGAGGCCGGAATTCCGGTCCTGCGCTCCACCCAGCCCAGCTCGGATCCCGAGAAGCTCCTGGCCGAGGCAGAAGACATCGGCTTCCCCATCTTTGTTAAGGCGGTGGCAGGCGGCGGAGGCCGCGGCATGCGGCGGGTCGACACCGCCAAGGACCTGCCGGAATCACTCAACGCCGCCATGCGTGAGGCCGACACCGCGTTCGGCGACTCCACCGTGTTCCTGGAACAGGCGGTCCTGCGGCCGCGGCATATCGAGGTGCAGATCCTGGCCGACGGCGAGGGCAACATCATCCACCTGTTCGAGCGTGACTGCTCGCTGCAGCGCCGGCACCAGAAGGTCATCGAAATCGCACCGGCACCAAACCTGGACGAAGGCATCCGCCAGGCCCTCTACCGCGATGCGGTCAAGTTCGCCAAGGCGTTGAAATACGAGAACGCCGGCACGGTGGAGTTCCTCGTGGACACCGTCGGTGAACGCGCCGGCCAGCACGTGTTCATCGAAATGAATCCGCGCATCCAGGTGGAGCACACCGTCACCGAGGAAATCACCGACGTCGACCTCGTGCAGTCGCAGCTGCGGATCGCAGCCGGTGAAACCCTGGAGGATCTGGGGCTGCGCCAGGACGAACTGCAAGTGCGCGGTGCGGCCCTGCAGTGCCGGATCACCACCGAGGATCCGGCCAACGGGTTCCGGCCCGACGTCGGCAAGATCAGCGGCTACCGCTCCGCCGGAGGTGCCGGGGTCCGGCTCGACGGCGGAACGGTCTACGCCGGAGCCGAAATCAGCCCGCATTTCGATTCCATGCTCGTGAAGCTGACCTGCCGCGGCCGGACCTATCCGGCGGCGGTGAACCGCGCCCGGCGCGCGCTGGCTGAATTCCGCATCCGCGGGGTTTCCTCCAATATTTCCTTCCTGCAGGCCGTGCTGGATGACCCGGATTTCATTGCCGGCGATGTAGCCACCTCCTTCATCGAGGAGCGCCCCGAACTGCTCAGCGCCCGCGGCTCGGCGGACCGCGGTTCCCGCCTGCTGAACTGGCTTGCGGACACCACTGTTAACAAGCCGAACGGGGAGCTGCCGGTCCACATCAATCCCGCCGACAAGCTGCCCGCCGAGCTGCCCGAGGTCCGGCCCGGCTCGCGCCAGCGGCTGCAGGAACTGGGGCCGGAACGGTTCGCCGCCGAGCTGCGGGCGCAGCAGGCACTGGCCGTCACCGACACCACCTTCCGGGACGCGCACCAGTCGCTGCTGGCGACCCGGGTCCGCACCCGCGACCTGCTCGTGGCAGCCCCTGCGGTGGCTGCGCTGACCCCGCAGCTGCTCTCGGTCGAGGCCTGGGGCGGGGCAACCTACGACGTGGCGCTGCGCTTCCTGGGCGAGGACCCCTGGGAGCGGCTGGCGTCGCTGCGGAAGGCGCTGCCGAACATCTGCATCCAGATGCTCCTGCGTGGCCGCAACACCGTGGGCTACACGCCCTACCCCACAGAGGTGGCCGAAGCCTTTGTGCAGGAGGCAGCCGACACCGGCGTCGACATCTTCCGGATCTTCGACGCGCTGAACGACGTGGCACAAATGGAACCCGCCATCCGCGCGGTGCGGGCCACCGGCACAGCGGTCGCCGAGGTGGCCCTGTGCTATACGGGGGACATGCTGAACCCGAACGAGACGCTCTACACGCTGGACTACTACCTGGACCTGGCCCAAAAGATGGTCGACGCCGGCGCGCACATCCTGGCCATCAAGGACATGGCCGGGCTGCTGCGCCCCGCTGCCGCCGCGAAACTGGTGGCAGCGCTGCGGGAGCGCTTCGACCTGCCCGTGCACCTGCACACCCACGACACCGCAGGCGGCCAGCTGGCCACCCTGCTGGCCGCCGCCGAGGCCGGGGTCGACGCCGTCGACGTGGCCAGTGCCTCGATGGCGGGCACCACCAGCCAGCCCTCGGCGTCGTCGCTGGTGGCCTCGCTGGCCCACACCGAGCGGGACACCGGCCTGGACCTGGCTGGCGTCAGCGCCCTGGAACCGTACTGGGAGGCCGTGCGGCGGGTCTATGCTCCGTTCGAGTCCGGCCTCGCCGGACCCACCGGCCGGGTCTACCAGCACGAAATCCCCGGCGGCCAGCTCTCCAACCTCCGCCAGCAGGCCATCGCGCTGGGCCTGGGGGAGCGGTTCGAAGCAATCGAGGACATGTACACGGCAGCGGACCGGATCCTGGGCCGGCTGGTGAAGGTCACGCCGTCCTCCAAGGTCGTCGGCGACCTTGCCCTGGCGCTGGTGGGCACCAACGTCTCACCCGGGGACTTTGAGGAAAACCCGCAGAACTACGACATCCCCGACTCGGTCATCGGCTTCCTCAGCGGTGAACTCGGAAACCCGCCCGGCGGCTGGCCCGAACCCTTCCGGACCAAGGCCTTGCAGGGCCGCACCATCAAGGTGCGTGACGCCGAGCTCACCGAGGTGGACCGCGCCGGGCTGGCAGGGGACTCAGCCATGCGCCGGGAGACACTGAACCGGCTGCTGTTCCCCGGCCCGGCCAAGGAATTCGCCACCGTCCGGGAGACCTACGGCGACGTGTCAGTGCTGGATACCCGCGACTACCTCTACGGGCTCCAGCGCGGGGTTGAACATGTCGTGGAACTGGAAAAGGGCGTGCGCCTGATCGCCACCCTTGAAGCCGTGGGGGAGCCGGACGAAAGAGGCATGCGCTCGGTAATGACCACGCTGAACGGCCAGATGCGGCCGGTCCTGGTCCGTGACCGCAGCGTGCAGTCCGAGGTCAAGGTGGCCGAGCAGGCCGACCCCGCCAATCCCGGCCACGTGGCGGCGCCCTTCGCCGGTGCCGTAACCGTAACGGTGAAGGCGGGCGAGGAGGTGGCCGCCGGCGAAACCGTCGCCACGATCGAAGCCATGAAGATGGAGGCCTCCATCACGGCTCCCGTTGCCGGGACCGTGTCCCGGCTGGCGATCTCCGCCGTCGAACAGGTGCAGGGCGGGGACCTGCTGGTGGTTATCGAACCGTCCGAAAGCTAAGCCCACACCGCCGCACTAAAGCGCCCCCGGAATCCGTGGCGGATTCCGGGGGCGATTTGGTGCGGACCTAGACTGGAGTCGTGACTCACTTTGATTTGGCCATTATTGGCTCGGGCTCCGGAAACTCCCTGATCACTCCGGAGTGGGACAGTAAGAAGGTTGCCGTGATCGACGGCGGAACCTTCGGCGGGACCTGCCTGAACGTAGGCTGCATCCCCACGAAGATGTTCGTCTATCCGGCACAGCTGGCGGCGGTTCCGGGCGAAGCCGCCCGGCTGGGTGTGGACCAGACCCTGGACAAGGTGCACTGGCAGGGGATCCGTGACCGGATTTTCACCCGCATCGATGCCATCTCCGCCGGCGGGCGCCGCTACCGGGCCGAGGAGCTGGAC
This window harbors:
- a CDS encoding pyruvate carboxylase, with translation MFSKILVANRGEIAIRAFRAAYELGAKTVAVFPYEDRNSIHRQKADEAYLIGDEGHPVRAYLDVEEIIRVAKESGCDAIYPGYGFLSENPQLARAAKEAGITFVGPAADILELAGHKVHALNAAREAGIPVLRSTQPSSDPEKLLAEAEDIGFPIFVKAVAGGGGRGMRRVDTAKDLPESLNAAMREADTAFGDSTVFLEQAVLRPRHIEVQILADGEGNIIHLFERDCSLQRRHQKVIEIAPAPNLDEGIRQALYRDAVKFAKALKYENAGTVEFLVDTVGERAGQHVFIEMNPRIQVEHTVTEEITDVDLVQSQLRIAAGETLEDLGLRQDELQVRGAALQCRITTEDPANGFRPDVGKISGYRSAGGAGVRLDGGTVYAGAEISPHFDSMLVKLTCRGRTYPAAVNRARRALAEFRIRGVSSNISFLQAVLDDPDFIAGDVATSFIEERPELLSARGSADRGSRLLNWLADTTVNKPNGELPVHINPADKLPAELPEVRPGSRQRLQELGPERFAAELRAQQALAVTDTTFRDAHQSLLATRVRTRDLLVAAPAVAALTPQLLSVEAWGGATYDVALRFLGEDPWERLASLRKALPNICIQMLLRGRNTVGYTPYPTEVAEAFVQEAADTGVDIFRIFDALNDVAQMEPAIRAVRATGTAVAEVALCYTGDMLNPNETLYTLDYYLDLAQKMVDAGAHILAIKDMAGLLRPAAAAKLVAALRERFDLPVHLHTHDTAGGQLATLLAAAEAGVDAVDVASASMAGTTSQPSASSLVASLAHTERDTGLDLAGVSALEPYWEAVRRVYAPFESGLAGPTGRVYQHEIPGGQLSNLRQQAIALGLGERFEAIEDMYTAADRILGRLVKVTPSSKVVGDLALALVGTNVSPGDFEENPQNYDIPDSVIGFLSGELGNPPGGWPEPFRTKALQGRTIKVRDAELTEVDRAGLAGDSAMRRETLNRLLFPGPAKEFATVRETYGDVSVLDTRDYLYGLQRGVEHVVELEKGVRLIATLEAVGEPDERGMRSVMTTLNGQMRPVLVRDRSVQSEVKVAEQADPANPGHVAAPFAGAVTVTVKAGEEVAAGETVATIEAMKMEASITAPVAGTVSRLAISAVEQVQGGDLLVVIEPSES